The following are encoded in a window of Saccharothrix longispora genomic DNA:
- a CDS encoding ABC transporter permease, with translation MSHAVADSMTMIGRSIRLSRRNTDTLVMSVVLPLMMMALFVYVFGGAIATGTAYVNYVVPGIVLLCAGYGAAATAMSVADDMTSGMVDRLRSMPIRPFVVLTGHVAASATRNALSTAIVVAAAVAMGFRPDGTVPEWLAAAGLLLLYVLALSWLAAGLGAVARSVESASALSFFMLFLPYLSSAFVPTHTMPAALGAISEHQPITPIIETVRGLLTGTPIGDNGALAVAWSVGLLVASFLLATALYRRRVRD, from the coding sequence ATGAGCCACGCCGTCGCCGACTCGATGACCATGATCGGCCGCAGCATCAGGTTGAGCAGGCGCAACACCGACACGCTCGTGATGTCCGTGGTCCTGCCGCTGATGATGATGGCCCTGTTCGTGTACGTGTTCGGCGGCGCCATCGCCACCGGCACGGCGTACGTGAACTACGTGGTGCCCGGCATCGTCCTGCTGTGCGCCGGCTACGGCGCCGCGGCGACCGCGATGTCCGTGGCCGACGACATGACCTCCGGCATGGTCGACCGCCTGCGCTCCATGCCGATCCGCCCGTTCGTCGTGCTGACCGGCCACGTGGCGGCGAGCGCGACCCGCAACGCCCTCTCCACCGCGATCGTCGTGGCCGCCGCCGTGGCGATGGGCTTCCGCCCCGACGGCACGGTGCCGGAGTGGCTGGCCGCCGCGGGCCTGCTCCTGCTCTACGTCCTGGCCCTCTCGTGGCTGGCCGCCGGCCTGGGCGCCGTGGCCCGCTCCGTGGAGTCGGCCAGTGCCCTGAGCTTCTTCATGCTGTTCCTGCCGTACCTGAGCAGCGCCTTCGTGCCGACCCACACCATGCCCGCCGCCCTGGGGGCGATCAGCGAGCACCAGCCGATCACCCCGATCATCGAAACCGTGCGCGGGCTGCTCACCGGCACCCCGATCGGCGACAACGGGGCCTTGGCCGTCGCCTGGTCGGTCGGCCTGCTGGTCGCCTCGTTCCTCCTGGCCACCGCCCTCTACCGCCGTCGCGTGCGGGACTGA